In Oscillatoria acuminata PCC 6304, a single window of DNA contains:
- a CDS encoding M48 family metallopeptidase codes for MAFPKTPLIGLKADGFRHPLDLEATQSLKQLPGLDLIVRQLLGSIGEQFFYLDNIASSVLVSEQQLPELHQLLKEACQVLDLETPELYVRQHPMPNAYTFAMRGKKPFVVIHTSLIELLTPEEIQAVIGHELGHLKCEHGVYLTLANLIMLAAGQLSTVGALLAQTLQSQILQWVRCAEFSCDRAALLATQDSRVVSSVLMKLAGGSPTLAPQLNLDAFLAQARAYDESSSTELGLLLREAQTGQLTHPLPVLRAREIDRWASSKDYETLLQKGKMCYSSETEKKGEWRNW; via the coding sequence ATGGCTTTCCCAAAAACACCCCTGATCGGACTCAAAGCAGATGGCTTTCGTCATCCTCTGGATCTAGAAGCAACCCAATCCCTCAAGCAACTCCCTGGACTGGACCTAATCGTCCGCCAGTTGCTTGGTTCGATTGGCGAACAATTTTTTTACCTGGATAATATTGCTTCTAGCGTTTTGGTCAGTGAGCAACAGTTGCCCGAGTTGCATCAGTTGCTCAAGGAAGCCTGCCAGGTTTTGGATTTAGAGACCCCGGAACTCTATGTTCGTCAACATCCGATGCCGAATGCTTATACCTTCGCGATGCGGGGCAAAAAACCCTTTGTGGTGATTCACACCTCGCTGATCGAACTGCTGACACCGGAAGAAATCCAGGCGGTGATTGGACATGAGCTCGGACATCTCAAATGCGAACATGGGGTTTATTTAACTCTGGCAAATCTGATCATGTTAGCGGCAGGACAACTTTCGACGGTGGGGGCTTTACTGGCCCAAACCCTCCAAAGTCAAATTTTGCAGTGGGTCAGATGCGCCGAGTTTAGTTGCGATCGGGCAGCATTATTAGCCACTCAGGACTCGCGAGTTGTCAGTTCGGTCCTGATGAAATTGGCCGGGGGTTCTCCGACTCTGGCTCCCCAACTTAATTTGGATGCCTTTCTCGCCCAAGCTCGTGCTTACGATGAGAGCAGCAGTACGGAACTGGGGCTTCTGCTCAGGGAAGCCCAAACCGGCCAACTCACCCATCCTCTGCCTGTACTCAGGGCTAGAGAGATTGATCGCTGGGCCAGCAGCAAAGATTATGAAACTTTGTTGCAAAAAGGAAAAATGTGTTATAGTAGTGAAACCGAGAAAAAGGGCGAGTGGCGAAATTGGTAG
- the murA gene encoding UDP-N-acetylglucosamine 1-carboxyvinyltransferase — translation MTNSHEADPSVLHIWGGHPLQGQVKISGAKNAALVIMAGSLLCPEPCRLRNVPSLVDAIRMGQVLSALGVDLQWNGDVLDINARDITTSEAPYELVSQLRASFFAIGPILARLGEAHVPLPGGCAIGARPVDIHVRGLQALGANVYIEHGMVHASVPGRDRRLKGAKFYLDYPSVGATETLMMAATLADGETILDNVAQEPEVIDLANFCNALGARIRGAGTKTIVIEGVPRLHTADYPIIPDRIEAGTFLVAGAISRSDISLYPVISDHLTPVISKLKQTGAQIIAEGPDRLRVIGPDIIQATDIETLPYPGFPTDMQAQFMALLTVSNGDSLISETVFENRLRHVAELNRMGADIRVKGHTAIVRGVPTLTGAPVMATDLRASAALAIAALAAQGKTTIQGLQHLDRGYENLDLKLQQLGVRIKREPAPPESEANSTAIQSSQSALK, via the coding sequence ATCACCAACTCTCACGAAGCTGACCCCTCGGTCCTGCACATTTGGGGAGGCCATCCCCTGCAAGGACAAGTGAAAATCAGCGGGGCCAAAAATGCCGCCTTAGTGATTATGGCGGGGTCCCTGCTCTGTCCGGAACCCTGCCGGTTGCGGAACGTGCCATCCCTAGTCGATGCGATTCGCATGGGTCAAGTGCTTTCGGCCCTCGGGGTCGATCTCCAATGGAACGGCGATGTCCTGGATATCAATGCACGAGATATCACGACTTCGGAAGCCCCTTATGAATTAGTCAGTCAACTGCGGGCTAGTTTCTTTGCTATTGGACCCATCTTGGCTCGACTAGGAGAAGCCCATGTTCCCCTTCCCGGGGGCTGTGCGATCGGGGCCAGACCTGTGGATATCCACGTTCGTGGACTGCAAGCCCTCGGTGCTAATGTTTATATCGAGCATGGTATGGTTCATGCGTCCGTTCCTGGACGCGATCGCCGTTTAAAAGGCGCTAAATTTTATCTCGACTATCCCAGCGTCGGTGCCACCGAAACCCTGATGATGGCGGCCACCCTTGCTGATGGAGAAACGATCCTCGATAATGTCGCCCAAGAGCCTGAAGTCATCGATTTGGCAAACTTCTGTAACGCTCTAGGCGCTCGGATTCGCGGTGCGGGGACCAAAACTATTGTGATTGAAGGGGTTCCCCGGCTGCATACGGCTGACTATCCGATCATTCCCGATCGCATTGAAGCCGGAACCTTCTTAGTCGCTGGCGCAATTTCTCGCTCGGATATCAGTCTCTATCCCGTGATTAGTGACCATCTGACTCCGGTAATTTCCAAACTAAAGCAAACCGGCGCGCAAATCATTGCTGAAGGCCCCGATCGCCTGCGTGTGATTGGACCGGATATCATTCAGGCAACGGATATCGAAACCTTGCCCTATCCCGGATTTCCCACGGATATGCAGGCTCAGTTTATGGCCTTGTTAACGGTGAGTAATGGGGATAGCCTGATTAGCGAAACCGTTTTTGAAAATCGCCTGCGCCATGTGGCTGAGTTAAATCGCATGGGAGCAGATATTCGCGTCAAAGGACATACAGCGATCGTCCGGGGTGTACCGACCCTGACGGGTGCTCCAGTCATGGCTACAGACCTTCGGGCCTCGGCAGCTTTGGCGATCGCCGCTTTAGCCGCTCAGGGTAAAACAACCATTCAAGGGTTGCAGCACCTCGATCGCGGCTACGAAAACCTCGACCTCAAACTCCAACAACTTGGGGTTCGGATCAAGCGCGAACCGGCTCCGCCTGAAAGCGAAGCCAACTCAACCGCCATCCAATCTTCTCAATCCGCACTAAAATGA